In Paenibacillus ihbetae, the following are encoded in one genomic region:
- a CDS encoding GTP pyrophosphokinase translates to MNVMQMEQLKLIRTEITRFMLKYKFALDEIETKIEILKEEFQALHDYSPIEHTKSRLKSPESMMKKLLRKGGEISLASIEENIKDIAGLRITCSFISDIYKISEMLQKQSDLTVLNVKDYIKHPKPNGYQSLHLLVEVPVFFSDRVEKVCVEVQIRTIAMDFWASLEHKIFYKYNKSVPQRLLEELKAAADTANALDHQMERLNREVQAIKDMHDEDSLLEELKSIQINNHKYQLPAGLLEIFSEGEEA, encoded by the coding sequence ATGAATGTAATGCAAATGGAACAATTGAAGCTGATCCGTACGGAAATCACCAGGTTTATGCTAAAATATAAATTCGCACTGGACGAAATCGAAACCAAGATCGAGATCCTGAAGGAAGAGTTTCAAGCTCTGCATGACTATAGCCCGATCGAGCATACGAAATCCCGCCTGAAGTCCCCGGAGAGCATGATGAAGAAGCTGCTTCGCAAGGGAGGAGAGATCTCCCTGGCATCGATTGAGGAGAACATCAAGGATATCGCAGGATTGCGGATAACCTGCTCATTCATATCCGATATTTATAAAATCAGCGAGATGCTGCAGAAGCAAAGCGATCTGACCGTGCTGAACGTCAAGGATTACATCAAGCATCCGAAGCCGAACGGCTATCAAAGCTTGCATCTGCTCGTAGAGGTGCCGGTGTTTTTCTCCGACCGGGTGGAGAAGGTATGCGTAGAAGTACAAATCCGGACCATCGCGATGGATTTCTGGGCAAGCCTGGAGCATAAAATCTTCTATAAATATAATAAATCGGTTCCCCAGCGGCTGCTTGAGGAGCTGAAAGCCGCGGCGGATACGGCTAATGCGCTCGACCACCAAATGGAGCGGCTGAACCGCGAGGTCCAAGCGATCAAGGATATGCATGATGAAGATTCCTTGCTGGAGGAGCTGAAGAGCATTCAGATCAACAACCACAAATATCAGCTGCCAGCAGGGCTGCTGGAAATCTTCTCGGAGGGTGAAGAAGCCTGA
- a CDS encoding NAD(P)/FAD-dependent oxidoreductase codes for MKKVIVIGSGILGASTAYALAKQGAEVLVIDRKDAGQATDAAAGIICPWLSQRRNQAWYRLAKAGARFYPCLIEELTAEGETETGYAQVGAISIHHNQEKITAMAERAQLRKADAPEIGEITRLDERKTLESFPLLAEGYSSVHISGAARVDGRALRDALLRSAQRNGAVLINGDAQLQYQSGRITGAVVEGQYFLSDKVVVCAGAWADQLMKPLGIRFKVHYQKAQIMHLQLLNQQNPSHWPVVMPPSDQYLLAFDQQKIVIGATHENDAEGYDTRVTAAGMQEILNKGLELAPGLADSTFQEVRVGFRPFTPGFLPVIGAVPGWEDLLTANGLGASGLTMGPFIGSQLAKLALGLPLDIDIQDYDVRKAMDETEDG; via the coding sequence ATGAAGAAAGTCATCGTCATTGGATCGGGAATCCTAGGGGCATCGACAGCCTACGCGTTAGCCAAACAAGGAGCAGAGGTGCTTGTCATAGACCGCAAAGATGCAGGACAAGCTACCGACGCAGCTGCGGGCATTATCTGTCCCTGGCTGTCGCAGAGACGCAATCAGGCTTGGTACCGTCTGGCTAAGGCCGGCGCGCGCTTCTATCCCTGCTTGATCGAAGAGCTTACCGCGGAGGGGGAGACCGAGACGGGCTATGCCCAGGTCGGTGCCATTAGCATCCATCATAACCAGGAGAAAATTACCGCGATGGCGGAGCGCGCGCAGCTTCGTAAAGCGGATGCACCGGAGATTGGCGAAATCACCCGCCTGGATGAAAGGAAAACGCTTGAATCATTTCCTCTGCTCGCGGAAGGATATTCATCCGTACATATCAGCGGCGCCGCGCGGGTAGATGGCCGCGCGCTCCGGGATGCGCTCCTCCGGTCGGCACAGCGAAACGGCGCTGTTTTGATAAACGGCGATGCGCAGCTGCAATATCAATCGGGCCGCATCACCGGAGCTGTTGTCGAGGGGCAATACTTTCTATCCGACAAAGTCGTGGTGTGCGCAGGCGCATGGGCGGATCAGCTGATGAAGCCTTTAGGCATTCGTTTTAAGGTACATTATCAAAAAGCGCAAATCATGCATCTGCAGCTTCTTAATCAGCAAAATCCAAGCCATTGGCCGGTAGTCATGCCGCCTTCTGACCAATATCTGCTCGCTTTCGATCAGCAGAAGATCGTCATCGGAGCGACTCACGAGAATGATGCAGAGGGATACGATACCAGGGTGACCGCCGCCGGAATGCAGGAAATTCTGAATAAAGGGCTGGAGCTGGCGCCTGGCTTGGCCGACAGCACCTTCCAAGAGGTAAGAGTCGGTTTTCGCCCATTCACGCCGGGCTTTCTTCCGGTGATCGGAGCTGTTCCCGGCTGGGAGGACCTATTAACCGCCAACGGGCTTGGAGCATCCGGATTGACGATGGGACCTTTTATCGGGAGCCAATTGGCAAAGCTGGCGCTGGGGCTGCCGCTCGATATCGATATTCAGGATTATGATGTGCGTAAGGCAATGGATGAGACCGAAGATGGATAG
- a CDS encoding heparinase II/III domain-containing protein: MVKNQERGVIDLYRVEMIRVPLLETGETHTLAFRFIGPSGSVLQGCTTAGIVTCTPSQVLQAKGLTLTALEPGEAEVKVDFGDNRFPSVCWRITVIPPSEPIHRITAQSPRILFLKEEAEAFRRRIRGKEDTAEDAPETAEVLVIQYARLWHSYVERAAGYLNETGFTVHYPSISQEWHVSLPLEEPEPTPDPQGYTDFPYWTMYARAIEERLIVLSTVYIVTGKVDYAEKARGYLLALASYGKWYEFDHRGAEGNLSNAHFLIGVSAAYDAIRDIITEGERLRIRDAILSKGLQPLAIDIGNRDRHNIVAAKHVAMMFGAAAIADEVPYAAKYLQASLDYLTGYLDFKLNSGETEGFLYDQVAARHVWMAADLYRRMTGNADLVNHPYLAEELPERLLHFLSPVVNTFPNFSDSFYKLDIAYVMAMTASHHAHPAAGWYMRRYEAEHPAALLYLKEETLSINPEAYYQGAVSAVFQPVGWAALRSGWGRGDHLLCFTSSPSAKDHNHRDQNQIMLNVGGEWLLTGPGYQDYVPGPRADYTIGTIGHNSLLVNGQGQQSLGGGHICDSSLFPSFEVVSGDASASYGESLRSYRRTLYHIDASYYVIVDDAELNREGDEAELLFHTTSSIYGHDHALLGPGESVKKPSLIIRGEEASVRLFFLAPGSLGITVQEYPGAESYGPFISVKAASGSSIRFVTLLIPQCDDPRNITVDHVATSGISGIGFTVLEEGERRDFMMFCDTTETMDYEGYSFSGAAVRWSSSMMGQDPLDTGKPGRLDLSSATRFAGQGIRYRSDKPLSLYLETGSLRGAVYNGTTRASACELCLDSSGVRLDLIVPPGKHNLDLKQGWIIPAEERGETNGNARTQHGARKKTDRD; the protein is encoded by the coding sequence ATGGTGAAGAATCAAGAGAGGGGCGTCATTGATTTGTACCGGGTAGAGATGATTAGAGTTCCGCTCCTCGAGACCGGCGAGACCCATACGCTGGCGTTCAGGTTCATCGGTCCTTCCGGCAGTGTCTTGCAAGGCTGCACGACGGCGGGAATCGTTACCTGCACGCCGTCACAGGTGCTTCAGGCGAAGGGGTTGACCCTGACCGCGTTGGAGCCGGGCGAAGCAGAGGTAAAGGTGGACTTCGGCGATAACCGATTCCCTTCCGTATGCTGGCGTATAACGGTTATACCGCCTTCCGAGCCCATACATAGAATAACAGCTCAGAGCCCGCGGATTTTATTCCTTAAGGAAGAGGCTGAAGCATTCCGTCGGCGGATTAGAGGTAAGGAGGATACAGCAGAGGATGCCCCTGAAACCGCTGAGGTGTTAGTCATCCAATACGCTAGGCTGTGGCACAGTTATGTAGAGCGGGCAGCAGGTTATTTGAACGAGACGGGTTTTACGGTCCACTATCCTTCGATCTCCCAAGAGTGGCATGTATCGCTGCCGTTGGAGGAACCGGAGCCAACCCCAGATCCGCAGGGCTACACCGACTTTCCTTACTGGACGATGTACGCAAGGGCAATCGAAGAACGGCTTATCGTGTTATCTACCGTTTATATCGTGACCGGCAAGGTCGATTATGCCGAGAAGGCAAGAGGATATTTACTCGCATTGGCTTCTTACGGAAAATGGTATGAGTTCGATCATCGGGGCGCCGAGGGCAATCTCAGCAATGCCCACTTCCTGATCGGCGTATCTGCTGCTTATGACGCCATCCGCGATATCATTACGGAAGGGGAAAGGCTTCGTATTAGGGACGCCATCCTAAGTAAAGGTTTGCAGCCGTTAGCCATTGATATCGGAAATCGGGATCGGCATAATATCGTGGCCGCCAAGCATGTTGCCATGATGTTCGGAGCGGCAGCGATCGCGGATGAAGTTCCGTATGCAGCCAAATATTTGCAGGCTTCACTTGATTATTTGACGGGTTACTTGGATTTCAAGCTGAATTCCGGGGAAACGGAAGGCTTTTTATATGATCAAGTAGCTGCAAGGCACGTATGGATGGCGGCTGATCTGTACCGAAGAATGACGGGAAATGCCGATCTGGTCAATCATCCTTATTTGGCGGAAGAGCTGCCGGAGCGTTTGCTGCATTTTTTATCCCCGGTTGTGAATACGTTTCCAAACTTCTCGGATTCGTTCTACAAGCTGGATATCGCATATGTCATGGCTATGACGGCCTCTCATCATGCCCATCCCGCAGCGGGCTGGTATATGCGAAGGTATGAGGCGGAGCATCCGGCTGCACTTTTATATCTTAAAGAGGAAACGCTTTCAATCAATCCGGAAGCTTATTACCAAGGAGCCGTCTCCGCCGTGTTCCAGCCGGTCGGCTGGGCTGCGCTGCGATCGGGTTGGGGGAGAGGCGATCACCTCCTGTGCTTCACCTCAAGCCCGTCGGCCAAGGATCACAATCATAGGGATCAGAACCAGATCATGCTGAATGTCGGCGGCGAATGGCTTCTGACGGGCCCTGGCTATCAGGACTATGTGCCGGGCCCGAGAGCGGATTATACAATAGGCACGATCGGGCATAATTCGCTGCTTGTCAATGGACAGGGGCAGCAGTCGCTCGGCGGCGGGCACATTTGCGACAGCTCGCTGTTCCCTTCCTTCGAAGTCGTAAGCGGGGACGCTTCGGCAAGTTATGGGGAAAGCCTAAGATCGTATCGCCGGACGCTGTATCATATCGACGCGTCTTATTATGTCATAGTCGACGATGCTGAGCTGAACCGGGAAGGGGATGAGGCGGAGCTGCTATTCCACACCACCTCATCCATTTACGGGCATGATCATGCCCTGCTCGGTCCGGGAGAGTCGGTGAAGAAGCCCAGCTTGATAATTCGCGGGGAAGAGGCGTCGGTTCGGCTGTTTTTCCTCGCCCCGGGTAGCCTTGGGATTACCGTACAGGAATATCCGGGCGCGGAAAGCTACGGACCTTTTATCAGCGTAAAGGCAGCGTCCGGGAGCAGCATTCGATTTGTTACGCTATTGATCCCGCAGTGCGACGATCCAAGAAACATCACCGTAGACCATGTGGCGACAAGCGGTATCAGCGGAATCGGCTTTACCGTACTAGAAGAAGGGGAGCGAAGGGATTTCATGATGTTTTGCGATACTACAGAAACGATGGATTACGAAGGCTATTCATTCAGTGGGGCTGCCGTACGATGGAGTTCAAGCATGATGGGGCAGGATCCTCTAGATACCGGCAAGCCCGGCAGACTTGATCTTTCCAGTGCGACACGCTTTGCAGGTCAGGGAATCCGTTACCGTTCCGACAAGCCTCTAAGCTTATATTTGGAGACCGGAAGTTTGAGAGGGGCGGTTTACAACGGAACTACTCGCGCCTCGGCCTGCGAATTGTGCCTGGATTCGTCCGGTGTTCGGCTGGACCTGATCGTTCCTCCCGGGAAGCATAATCTGGATTTGAAACAGGGATGGATCATTCCAGCCGAGGAAAGGGGGGAAACCAATGGAAACGCTCGTACACAGCACGGAGCCCGGAAAAAAACCGACCGCGACTAA
- a CDS encoding ABC transporter permease, with protein sequence METLVHSTEPGKKPTATKASRGKRIRARMWKDRYLYLLLLPGLLYFIVYRYVPMLGITIAFKDYSPFMGIVDSPWIGFDNFSRIFESSEVVQVIWNTLIISFLQIIFAFPAPIILAIMLNEVANPLLKRVMQSVVYMPHFLSWVVVVGIVTIFFRNEGLVNDLLREAFGAQQTIGFLTEPQYFRPFLILEVIWKEAGWGTIIFLAALSGVNPALYEAAVMDGASRFRQIWHITLPAIRSTIIIMLIIRLGDVLEVGFEQVFLQLNAFNMHIGNTLDTYVYFKGIQQSDYSFSTAVGVFKGLVGLILVMGANKLSKRFGEQGVY encoded by the coding sequence ATGGAAACGCTCGTACACAGCACGGAGCCCGGAAAAAAACCGACCGCGACTAAGGCAAGCCGAGGCAAGCGGATTCGCGCACGCATGTGGAAGGACCGCTATCTCTACCTGCTTTTGCTTCCGGGACTATTGTATTTTATCGTCTATCGGTATGTTCCGATGCTGGGCATCACCATTGCATTTAAAGATTACAGCCCCTTCATGGGCATCGTCGACAGTCCTTGGATCGGCTTTGATAACTTCAGCCGCATTTTTGAAAGCTCGGAAGTCGTTCAGGTGATCTGGAATACGCTTATTATTTCATTTCTGCAAATTATTTTCGCTTTTCCTGCGCCGATCATACTGGCGATCATGCTGAACGAAGTGGCCAACCCCCTGTTGAAACGCGTGATGCAGTCGGTGGTATACATGCCGCATTTCCTATCGTGGGTCGTCGTGGTTGGGATCGTGACGATCTTTTTCCGAAATGAGGGCCTGGTTAACGACCTGCTGCGGGAAGCATTCGGCGCTCAGCAGACGATCGGCTTTTTGACCGAGCCGCAATATTTCCGTCCGTTTCTGATCTTAGAGGTGATTTGGAAGGAAGCGGGATGGGGAACGATCATCTTCCTTGCCGCACTGAGCGGCGTCAATCCGGCGCTGTATGAAGCTGCGGTGATGGACGGAGCAAGCCGGTTCCGCCAAATTTGGCATATTACGCTGCCGGCGATCCGAAGCACGATCATCATCATGCTGATCATCCGGCTCGGGGACGTCCTTGAGGTAGGGTTCGAGCAGGTCTTCCTCCAGCTGAACGCATTCAACATGCATATCGGAAATACGCTGGATACCTATGTGTACTTTAAGGGTATTCAACAATCCGATTACAGCTTCTCAACCGCCGTCGGCGTGTTCAAAGGGCTGGTCGGGCTGATCCTGGTCATGGGCGCGAACAAATTATCCAAGCGCTTTGGCGAGCAGGGCGTATATTGA
- a CDS encoding carbohydrate ABC transporter permease gives MNQKSIAERLFNSVNIGLLLLISALMLFPFLYLFSVSFSSYEDFLGSRLLLWPSNWTTDAYEYIWSSRTFRQALWTTSLVTVLGTLVNLFFTSTMAYALSRPIIGQRSVMFMVVFSLLFSAGMIPTYLVVQATGLLDSIWSLILPVAIAPFNLIVIRQFFLNIPGEMIEAGIVDGANDLQIFYKIILPLSKPALAAFSLFYAVTHWNNYFAPILYINDSSKWTIQVVLRQIVVVGETTGTLGGDNMFAAQPPPPETIQMAAILMATLPILIVYPFLQKHFAKGVMLGAVKG, from the coding sequence TTGAATCAGAAATCCATCGCCGAACGCTTGTTCAACTCGGTGAATATCGGTTTGCTGCTGCTGATTTCAGCGCTTATGCTGTTTCCGTTCCTATATTTATTCTCGGTTTCCTTCTCGTCCTATGAGGATTTTCTAGGAAGCCGGCTGCTGTTATGGCCGTCGAACTGGACGACCGATGCGTATGAGTACATCTGGAGCTCCCGCACGTTTCGTCAGGCGCTATGGACCACCTCGCTTGTAACCGTGCTTGGGACGCTGGTTAATTTGTTCTTTACCAGCACGATGGCCTACGCTTTGTCAAGACCGATTATCGGCCAGCGGAGCGTCATGTTTATGGTGGTGTTCTCGCTGCTGTTCTCGGCAGGGATGATCCCAACTTATTTGGTTGTGCAGGCAACGGGACTGCTGGATTCGATCTGGTCCTTGATTCTGCCAGTCGCGATCGCTCCGTTCAATCTGATCGTGATCCGCCAGTTTTTCCTCAACATACCTGGCGAAATGATTGAGGCGGGGATTGTAGACGGTGCCAACGATCTGCAGATTTTCTACAAAATCATCCTTCCGCTGTCCAAACCGGCGCTGGCGGCATTCAGTCTGTTCTACGCCGTGACCCATTGGAACAACTACTTTGCTCCGATTCTGTACATCAATGATTCCTCGAAGTGGACCATCCAGGTCGTGCTTCGGCAGATCGTGGTGGTGGGGGAGACGACGGGCACGCTCGGCGGTGACAACATGTTTGCCGCGCAGCCTCCGCCTCCGGAGACGATCCAGATGGCGGCGATTCTGATGGCTACGCTGCCGATTCTGATCGTGTATCCATTCCTGCAGAAGCATTTTGCCAAGGGTGTCATGCTTGGCGCTGTAAAAGGGTGA
- a CDS encoding extracellular solute-binding protein, which translates to MSKKRMITMVMAALLSVSLAACGQSSPGPKSAEQPQEGGKTPAEGEANQTYTVTAIDYRYGDPPPSSSPGLTMINERFNVKYEPTFVPNTAFDEKINATFASGKIPDMIGLMSADVKNRYNKFAKQGAFLDIEPYIQEYPTLKLVPDFIWDAVRVDGKIYAIPQYAPKYQVVTVIRKDWLDKLGLEVPTNYEQLKEVAIAFTNNDPDGNGKKDTYGLAIGQDINPNFNQGPYWDPDAWYHQDEAGNYIPGIIGNGRKEFITMLSELYKAGAMTKDYAILNWADTNKEFYSGKAGIFIGTPRGMSQEYMDGLLAIHPDAQFVSLGPFKDAYGNQGLTSGAGFNGITLLSAKLASEPEKLKRILTMIDFGRTFYPEDSRNESNADFDWWSGKIGVGYDMKDGVPVNKENFASDGLAPSTYFVDNTAWAPQDFDNDYSITYQTKQLSDLVESIEAMYKEIKLYANPITGLESATDNAKGAELKKFVMDEQVKMIAGTRPVSEWDQLVQEYLSKGGADIIAEYNAGITEKDPKALFK; encoded by the coding sequence ATGTCGAAAAAGCGCATGATTACCATGGTGATGGCTGCACTTCTCTCGGTCAGCCTGGCCGCTTGCGGCCAGAGCAGTCCGGGGCCAAAGAGTGCGGAACAGCCGCAGGAAGGAGGAAAGACACCTGCCGAAGGCGAAGCGAATCAGACCTATACCGTTACGGCAATCGATTACCGCTATGGGGATCCGCCGCCGTCATCCAGCCCAGGGCTGACGATGATTAATGAGAGATTCAATGTCAAGTATGAGCCGACGTTTGTGCCGAATACCGCTTTTGACGAGAAAATCAACGCCACCTTCGCCTCAGGCAAAATACCGGATATGATCGGATTGATGTCGGCGGATGTAAAGAACCGCTATAACAAATTCGCCAAGCAGGGCGCATTCCTTGACATCGAACCGTATATCCAGGAATATCCGACGCTGAAGCTGGTCCCGGATTTTATATGGGATGCGGTGCGGGTTGACGGGAAAATCTACGCGATTCCGCAGTATGCCCCGAAATACCAGGTCGTCACGGTCATCCGCAAGGATTGGCTCGATAAGCTGGGGCTTGAGGTTCCGACCAACTACGAGCAATTGAAGGAGGTCGCGATCGCATTCACGAATAACGATCCGGACGGCAACGGCAAGAAGGATACGTACGGCCTGGCCATCGGGCAGGATATTAACCCGAACTTCAACCAAGGGCCGTATTGGGACCCGGATGCCTGGTATCATCAGGATGAAGCGGGCAATTATATTCCGGGAATCATCGGCAACGGCCGGAAGGAATTTATCACAATGCTGTCTGAACTGTATAAAGCAGGGGCGATGACCAAAGACTACGCCATTTTGAATTGGGCGGATACCAACAAGGAGTTCTATTCGGGCAAGGCCGGCATTTTCATCGGAACGCCTCGCGGTATGTCCCAGGAGTACATGGACGGACTGCTGGCCATCCATCCGGACGCACAGTTTGTAAGCCTTGGACCGTTCAAGGATGCATACGGTAATCAAGGGCTTACCTCAGGTGCAGGATTTAACGGCATTACGCTGCTAAGCGCCAAGCTGGCGTCCGAGCCGGAGAAGCTGAAGCGGATTCTTACGATGATTGATTTCGGCCGCACCTTCTACCCGGAAGACAGCCGGAACGAGAGCAATGCGGACTTCGACTGGTGGTCCGGAAAAATCGGCGTCGGCTACGACATGAAAGACGGCGTACCGGTGAACAAGGAAAACTTCGCGTCTGACGGACTCGCGCCATCCACTTATTTTGTGGACAATACGGCATGGGCGCCGCAGGATTTCGACAACGACTACTCGATCACTTATCAGACCAAGCAATTGTCCGATCTGGTTGAATCGATTGAAGCAATGTATAAGGAAATCAAGCTGTATGCGAACCCGATCACCGGCCTGGAATCCGCGACGGATAATGCCAAGGGAGCCGAGCTTAAGAAATTCGTCATGGATGAGCAAGTGAAGATGATTGCGGGAACGCGTCCGGTATCCGAGTGGGATCAGCTTGTTCAGGAGTATCTGAGCAAGGGCGGAGCCGATATCATCGCGGAATATAACGCAGGCATTACGGAGAAAGACCCAAAAGCGCTTTTCAAATAA